A single genomic interval of Nerophis ophidion isolate RoL-2023_Sa linkage group LG11, RoL_Noph_v1.0, whole genome shotgun sequence harbors:
- the ccne2 gene encoding G1/S-specific cyclin-E2 produces the protein MGAMRMRRGGYIKIGAGATADAHIHSSPGSRTTSPIRNMSRRSDRITLQVRDSNTPDVVVRAPPRKRKSEPSRKKTQPTAKKQSYEIQKCWFEDGTSPCVLIETPHKELEPTDPSSFKQYRFKNLFIKTSPLPRLSWASSDDLWIKMLNKELKYVHDKSYLKAHPRLQASMRAILLDWLLEVSEVYCLHRQTAYLAQDYFDRFMLTQDDVNKEFLQLIGITALFIASKIEEIYPPKISEFAYVTDGACDTWDIQRTELLILKALDWTLCPETPIAWLKLYAQVEAQKDGDNFLVPQFSQETYIQITQLLDLCMMDISSLDFSYSVLAAAAFCNFSSFDVVNKVSGLTWESVSPCVRWMTPFTDTLRSEPRVELKTFPKVKTEDRHNIQTHVIYLDLLKKAQERRTDADCPLSPVALTPWMTPPSSTEKPANH, from the exons ATGGGGGCAATGCGCATGCGCAGAGGCGGATATATAAAGATTGGCGCCGGCGCCACAGCTGACGCTCACATTCATTCTTCACCCGGCAG CAGAACCACAAGTCCAATCAGAAACATGTCCAGACGAAG CGATCGCATCACTCTGCAAGTCAGGGATTCAAACACACCCGACGTCGTCGTCAGAGCTCCCCCCAGGAAAAGGAAGTCTGAG CCGTCCAGGAAGAAGACGCAACCCACCGCCAAGAAACAAAGCTACGAAATTCAG AAGTGTTGGTTCGAGGACGGAACCAGCCCTTGCGTCCTCATCGAGACGCCCCACAAAGAACTGGAGCCCACAGACCCATCCAGTTTCAAGCAATATAGATTCAAGAACCTCTTCATCAAGACCTCGCCCCTCCCTCGCCTCAG CTGGGCCAGCTCGGATGACTTGTGGATCAAGATGCTCAACAAGGAACTGAAGTATGTTCACGACAAGAGCTACCTGAAGGCACACCCCAGACTGCAGGCCAGCATGAGGGCCATCCTCCTCGACTGGCTGCTGGAG GTGAGCGAGGTGTACTGCCTCCACCGTCAGACGGCGTATTTGGCCCAGGACTACTTTGACCGCTTTATGCTGACTCAGGACGACGTCAACAAGGAGTTCTTGCAGCTCATCGGTATCACGGCGCTCTTCATAGCCTCCAAAATAGAA GAGATCTACCCGCCCAAAATCAGCGAGTTTGCCTACGTGACAGACGGAGCGTGTGACACCTGGGACATCCAGCGCACGGAGCTTCTCATCCTCAAG gccttggactggactctctgtcCTGAGACTCCCATTGCCTGGCTCAAGCTCTACGCTCAGGTGGAGGCCCAGAAAGATGGAGACAACTTCCTGGTCCCTCAGTTCTCACAGGAAACCTACATCCAGATCACGCAG CTGTTGGACCTTTGCATGATGGACATCAGCTCGCTGGACTTTAGCTACAGCGTCCTGGCCGCCGCCGCCTTCTGCAACTTCTCCTCCTTCGACGTGGTGAACAAAGTGTCAG GCCTGACGTGGGAGAGCGTGTCGCCGTGCGTGCGGTGGATGACTCCCTTCACGGACACGCTGCGCTCGGAACCCAGAGTTGAGCTCAAAACCTTCCCCAAAGTGAAAACTGAGGACCGACACAACATCCAGACGCACGTCATCTACCTGGATCTTTTG AAAAAAGCTCAGGAACGGCGCACTGATGCTGACTGCCCGCTGTCCCCCGTCGCCCTAACACCCTGGATGACTCCTCCCAGCAGCACAGAGAAGCCAGCCAATCACTGA